A single region of the Mannheimia bovis genome encodes:
- a CDS encoding ABC transporter substrate-binding protein, which produces MQSKFRLSLLATSLVLGLSANVFAAKVPEGTALADKQEIVINNGSEPSSFDPHKIEGVPESQVAYQLFEGLVTKDADGNIQPGVAESWESTPDYKTWTFKLRKDAKWSNGEPVTAHDFVFSWQRLVNPLTASPYSSYLTYLNVENAQDIIDGKKKPEELAVKAVDDHTFQVQLSQPIPYAAELVTHSSVLPVHKATVEKLGDAWVKKGNLVGNGAYTLADHIINEKIVFARNPNYWNDKETVINKATFLAIPNATTDVARYRAGDLDMTNYSLPPEQFATLKKEIPNEVFTARTLSTYYYEFNHKRAPFDNVKVREALNLALDRNIITDKVLGQGQTPTYVFTPPYIHEGDKIQQPAYSTQPMAERKAKALKLLEEAGYSKSNPLKFTVLYNTNDNHKKIAIAVSSLWKQGTDGIVDVKLENQEWKTFLDTRRNANYDVSRAGWAADYNQASTFIKYFLSNSSNNTAFYKNQAYDAAVAESYKATDAAGRAAAYAKAEEQLAKDFAIMPIYNYVNPRLVKPYVKGYEGKDPQDDILLRNLYIVK; this is translated from the coding sequence ATGCAGTCAAAATTCCGTCTTTCATTGTTAGCCACCTCTTTAGTATTAGGCTTATCAGCTAATGTTTTTGCAGCCAAAGTGCCGGAAGGTACAGCATTAGCAGACAAACAAGAAATTGTTATTAATAACGGCTCTGAGCCTTCAAGTTTTGACCCGCATAAAATTGAAGGTGTGCCTGAGTCTCAAGTTGCTTATCAGCTTTTTGAAGGCTTAGTGACCAAAGATGCTGATGGTAATATCCAACCGGGGGTGGCGGAATCTTGGGAAAGCACACCGGATTATAAGACTTGGACATTTAAATTACGTAAAGATGCTAAATGGTCTAACGGCGAGCCGGTAACCGCTCACGATTTCGTTTTCTCTTGGCAGCGTTTAGTGAACCCACTCACTGCTTCACCTTACTCAAGTTACTTAACTTATTTGAATGTTGAAAATGCTCAAGACATTATTGATGGAAAGAAAAAACCGGAAGAGCTAGCGGTGAAAGCGGTTGATGATCACACTTTCCAAGTGCAATTAAGCCAGCCAATTCCTTATGCAGCAGAGCTTGTAACTCACTCTTCTGTTTTACCTGTGCATAAAGCAACAGTAGAAAAATTAGGTGATGCGTGGGTGAAAAAAGGAAATTTAGTAGGTAATGGTGCTTATACTTTAGCAGATCACATCATTAATGAGAAAATCGTTTTTGCCCGTAACCCGAATTACTGGAACGACAAAGAAACTGTGATTAATAAAGCGACTTTCTTAGCTATTCCTAATGCGACAACTGATGTAGCTCGTTATCGTGCGGGTGATTTGGATATGACGAACTATTCCTTACCACCGGAGCAGTTTGCAACTCTTAAAAAAGAGATTCCAAATGAAGTATTCACAGCAAGAACACTTTCAACCTATTACTACGAGTTTAACCACAAACGTGCTCCATTTGATAATGTGAAAGTGCGTGAAGCATTAAACTTAGCTTTAGATCGTAACATCATCACCGATAAAGTATTAGGGCAAGGTCAAACTCCAACCTATGTGTTTACGCCTCCTTATATCCACGAAGGGGATAAAATCCAGCAGCCGGCGTATTCAACGCAACCAATGGCAGAACGTAAAGCAAAAGCATTGAAATTGTTGGAAGAAGCGGGTTATAGCAAATCGAACCCACTGAAATTCACAGTTCTTTATAATACTAACGATAACCACAAGAAAATTGCGATTGCGGTTTCGTCCTTATGGAAACAAGGTACAGATGGTATTGTGGATGTGAAATTAGAGAACCAAGAGTGGAAAACATTCTTAGATACACGCCGTAATGCAAACTACGATGTTTCTCGTGCTGGCTGGGCGGCAGACTATAACCAAGCCTCGACCTTCATTAAGTACTTCTTATCGAATTCCAGCAACAATACGGCATTCTATAAGAACCAAGCCTACGATGCTGCGGTAGCAGAATCTTACAAAGCAACCGATGCCGCAGGTCGTGCAGCTGCTTATGCGAAAGCAGAAGAGCAGTTAGCGAAAGATTTTGCTATTATGCCGATTTACAACTATGTCAATCCACGCTTGGTGAAACCTTATGTGAAAGGCTATGAAGGTAAAGATCCACAAGATGATATTTTACTTCGTAACTTATACATCGTGAAATAA
- a CDS encoding acylphosphatase, with protein MVVKRFSIYGRVQGVAFRFFTLKEAEKLGVKGYVRNCNDGSVEVIATADELAMAQFEQWLHQGSPSAKVERVIVSDYSSGETFDRFEIKG; from the coding sequence ATGGTAGTAAAACGGTTTTCGATTTATGGTCGGGTTCAAGGTGTTGCTTTTCGTTTTTTCACGTTAAAAGAAGCTGAAAAATTGGGAGTGAAAGGCTATGTGAGAAACTGCAATGATGGCTCGGTAGAAGTTATTGCAACGGCAGATGAGTTAGCAATGGCTCAGTTTGAACAATGGTTACATCAAGGTTCACCTTCTGCAAAAGTAGAGCGAGTGATCGTTAGTGATTATAGTAGTGGAGAAACCTTTGATAGGTTTGAGATAAAAGGTTAA